From a single Dendropsophus ebraccatus isolate aDenEbr1 chromosome 8, aDenEbr1.pat, whole genome shotgun sequence genomic region:
- the LOC138799015 gene encoding pancreatic lipase-related protein 2-like has protein sequence MAALPVLALLSVLSAEECYDRLGCFTNKVPWAGTLQRPVSRLPWAPEKMNIRFLLYTRDNLNSYQQLSAINNTTISKSNFQPNRKTHIIIHGFLDNGQKSWMVDMCQAILQVENINCICVDWKGGSQTLYTQAANNIRVVGAEVAYFVNTLEKIYNYPPSNVHLIGHSLGAHTAGEAGKRQPGIGRITGLDPAGPYFSDTPPEVRLDPSDALLVDAIHTDATPTILHLGYGMSQTVGHLDFFPNGGKKMPGCKKSQLISHVKPDDIIPTIDDLAACNHLRSYKYYTESILTPDGFIGFPSSSYDAFKAGKGFPCPNGGCPSMGHYADQYRGITPNTQTFYLNTGDAKTFSRWRYKVTVLTAGNANLMGNVAVSIHGSHGTIPDYIIYKGLIKPGATYTAFIDAAVNLGSISKVTFVWHSKSPNVLHRKLGTSNVTVQFGKDGAARSFCDSATVPDKIRLILSPCSSTSHGK, from the exons CGGAGGAGTGCTACGACCGGCTGGGGTGCTTCACAAACAAAGTGCCATGGGCTGGGACCCTACAGAGGCCGGTAAGCCGCTTACCCTGGGCTCCGGAGAAGATGAACATCCGATTCCTGCTCTACACCAGGGACAATCTGAACTCCTATCAG CAACTCAGCGCCATCAATAACACTACAATCTCTAAATCCAATTTTCAACCAAATCGGAAGACTCACATCATCATCCATGGATTTTTAGATAATGGACAGAAAAGCTGGATGGTGGACATGTGCCAG GCCATCTTACAGGTGGAAAACATCAATTGTATCTGCGTTGATTGGAAGGGCGGCTCACAGACTCTCTACACCCAGGCGGCCAATAACATCCGTGTGGTGGGGGCAGAAGTCGCCTATTTCGTGAACACTCTCGAG AAAATCTATAACTACCCCCCGTCTAATGTTCACCTCATCGGGCACAGCCTGGGGGCGCACACTGCTGGTGAAGCTGGGAAACGACAGCCGGGAATCGGAAGGATAACTG GACTGGATCCTGCTGGGCCGTACTTTTCGGACACCCCCCCTGAGGTGCGACTGGATCCATCTGATGCTCTTCTTGTTGATGCCATTCATACTGACGCAACACCAACTATTCTTCACCTAG GATACGGGATGAGTCAGACGGTCGGTCATCTGGATTTCTTTCCaaatggagggaaaaaaatgcCGGGATGTAAGAAGAGTCAACTCATCAGTCATGTGAAACCTGATGACATCATACCAA caatcgATGACTTAGCCGCCTGCAATCACTTGAGGAGCTACAAGTATTACACCGAGAGTATCCTCACCCCCGATGGCTTCATTGGATTCCCGAGCTCTTCCTATGACGCCTTTAAAGCA GGCAAAGGATTCCCGTGTCCCAATGGCGGCTGCCCAAGCATGGGACACTACGCTGATCAATACCGAGGAATCACCCCCAACACCCAGACATTTTACCTCAACACAGGAGACGCCAAGACATTTTCTC GCTGGAGATACAAGGTGACCGTCCTCACCGCTGGGAACGCCAATCTTATGGGAAATGTTGCTGTGTCTATACATGGGTCTCATGGAACTATCCCAGACTACATCATATACAA GGGTCTCATTAAACCGGGTGCAACCTACACAGCTTTCATAGATGCAGCAGTCAACCTTGGATCCATCTCTAAGGTGACATTCGTCTGGCACAGTAAATCACCCAATGTCTTGCACCGCAAACTGGGCACCTCCAATGTGACTGTACAGTTCGGCAAGGACGGAGCAGC GAGATCATTCTGTGACAGTGCGACTGTTCCGGACAAAATTCGCCTGATCCTCAGCCCCTGCTCCTCTACATCACATGGAAAATAA